The genomic window tattcattttgttctgaGTCTGCTTTTTCAATCTGAcccagaaacaacaacaaaattaatggAAGGCTGGGCATTGGGTACTGAATGAGAATGGGATGAGAGTAGAGAAAAGCCTACCTGATCCAGGCAGTGGTTGCGAAGGTACCGCATGGCTTGTTGAATGCTCTGTGGAAGGGGCTGCCCGGTGCGCTGCACGTTGATTTGTAGTGGTACTCCAAATACGTTTCGGTCCTTATAGTCTGGCACCTTTATCCTTTTCATAAATTTTGGTACTGCCCTATTTAAGCAAAGGGAATAACAAAATTAGATTAAACCTCTGTCGACCATTTATCTTATAGATTTCCAGTAACTCATGAAgtgaaaataagtgaaatattttagtatGCTGAGTAATATGAAAAGTAGTGAGAATATAAATAAGCTAATTCATTCAGGgatgggaggggagagaggacaGAAAACAGTTTCTCTAAGAGAAAGGCTTAACATTCAGAGCTGTATGCTGCCTGTACGTATTAATGTGGTGCTACTCTATCAATATTAGTAGGACAAAAGCTACAGGGAGAAACTGCAGGGGCCAGAGTGAATTGCAATGGAGTCAAAATAAATCCTGTGGTCAGTGACCCCTTATAACACTGCTTCTTTAGGTTTCAGGAAAGATGGGCATTTGAACAATGAGCTTTTGTATGTCAACTACTTGTTCTGCAAAGTCCTCAAACTGGGTCCACCACCCACCAGTGTGCATAACAGCAGGAAACTGATGTAATACATTTGAGATTGTCAGCTAAAAACTTCAGCTCTATAAACAACCCCTTTGAGGGACCCCCCTCCTTGTCAGGCAGTTACTGTTGTTACCCCTACCTCCCACTCCAGTTTCAATGAGAGGcctttccatttgcttttgACTCCAAGGAAAAAGTTACTAAATACAAAGGAATGATTTACCCCGAGGTCCCCAAGTGTTGctttcataaaggaaaaaaaagctattaaaatgtgaaaatattgaGATCATTCTCCTAAACAAGGAGAAAAGCTAATGTATGGTATAACAGCTCATAGGACACAGTAACACTGGAGAACAGGGAGACCTATTTAGCATTTCGATATATACAGTACAGCTATACAAACAGTGCCTTGGATTTACAGCTGACTAATCTGTTACATAGGAAAACAGAACCAATTTGTATTGCCATATAGTTAAGTTTAGGGCATTATTGATATATGCACGAATAATACTTGCTTTGTCAAAAAACATGCCAATGGAATGTGAAAAAACACATTGCGATCTCCACCGAGAATCTGAAGCATGCAGGGATAACTGGTCAATacttatttctgtctttcagaacAAACAACTTCTGTATTTAGAAAGGCTGACATAATAACAGCCTTTGAACAGGAGGTACTTTGATGCTGAAGCTAAATACTCTCTATGActcctggggaagggaggaggctGGCCTGTGgtagggagaagaaaaattttACTGCGTCTTTTGCATCCTGAAGGTTACACAGGCTGTACTGCagatacaataataaaaaagctttctaTTTAATTCTTCcaacaaaatccaaacaaacaaaacaacagcttaGATACAAACACCTGGCCAGAGCAGATATTGCTgcctacaaaaaaaatcatgattctCCCAACCTCCATaccctccccctttttttttttcaagttaagtGGATCTATAGTGCTGGATTTGTGGTCCTTTAAAGAGGGGAGGTAGTTGTTGGATAACAAGACACTAGAACTAAAGGACGCTTATGTTATTTAATTACATGATTACATAGAGAAagctatgcagaaaaaaataagaataactGAAGCATCTTCAGATCTATTGAGCTCTGTGCCACCACTCACTAACTCTCTCAATATACCACTTGTCCTTCTTTTGCTACAGATAGTGGACATCTTGCCACGCAGAAAGCTGGCCAGCTGGCCTGTACATGATTGCTTTTACTCCCTCACATGCCTCCTTGAATACAGTCCTCAATCCTACTGAGGTTACGTTTATGTAAAGGGTTAGTGATGTTAGTTAGCGCTGTCTTAGGAAACCACAAATCATTGTGAGCGCAGGCTAGAGGAAGAAGTGcaaatatggaaaaaagaaGGATGGAGGGATTTGTTGCGTCTTTCAAAAAGTTAGTTAGGACTAGTGAAACTGTTGTGCTTGGACAGATGGCCTGTCTACACCTGGCATTGTGCCCTTACCAGCTGAAACCGTGCTTGTTGGAAGGCGTGTACTTCTCCAGCAGAGCTGTTAACTTGAGGAGCGAGTACTTCTGCAGCAGGTTCATCTGTGCCACGGACTGGCAGTTGATCTGCAGAGACGCCGAGCTGAGGCTGGGCCGGTGGGAGCTCTGGAAGCTGTGCCACCTCAGCCTGTGCCTGCAGAAGTGACAGGGAACAGAGTAAGAACAGGTCACTGAGACATTCGCCTCATTCCCTGCAACATGTGTCAATAGGAACATACACTCTGAGCTGACCTACGTGGCCTTGCACTATCAGACATCCTCAGATGACtccaaaaactttttttttttttcttcccagaaaccCTTTCAGTATCAAGTTAGTCAGAATCAAAAAACTccattaagagaaaaaaagaaaaaaaaaagaaaaggcctCAAATTTCAAGACACATCAAACAGGAACTAAGCTCTTCTAAAAGTCCCATTAAGTTTATACAAGCAGCTGTAGGCAACTAAGGGACAGCAGAAACCGAGCCCAAAATGATTTGCaccagttttaaaagaaaactggaaacaaaGTTAGAAAGAGTTCAGCCCCTTGCTCTATTCACAATATAAAATACGTGGTGAAACTCCCAACAGAAACTGGGAGGCCTCTGGAGCTCCCCCAAGCCCCTACTGTGCTACAGTGATcaagaaaaagtaaacaagCCCCATCTTCCCTGCAGATTTAGTGCCCTAGCATGCTATTAAGAAACAGCCTGCTActgaaagtgcattttttttgagACAGTCTAAAAGTCCAGGCTTTTACTATACACTGACACAAAACAGACCATACTTCCACTGGCTCTCCTAGCCAATTTGAAAAGTGAATAGTACTACTTGAGGTCCTTCTCCCTCCCACACACCCTTTCAGTTTGAGGAATCCCCACCCCCCAAACCTGCCTTAACATTGCTCCAAATGCTGACTTGCTGAGCAGGCTGTTTTTCCAGTGACGACTTGAGCTGAACATATAAACATATAGCCATGAAGTGTGGGAATCACTTATCTACACGTGTTGTACAAATACTTTCCTTGGCTATAATGGTTTTTGGAAGCGATGGGAACAGAACATGTGTGCTTCAGTGGCCCTAACTTCTATTACAGGAAGGCCTTAACCGAGTGTGGTGCAGCTACTGCAGAACCAGTGGGTCTGGAGAGGACCTCAGTGGGGCCACCCCAAGCCCCAGCACTCATGAGCTCACCTGCTAGACCGTGTCAGAGATGCGCCCACCCCAGAGTCCCTTCTGTCTTGCATCCCTGAAGGCTCTTCTGTTTCGTTAAGTGAATTCCCTGTGCTGTCAAGGTCACTTGGTGTTGTTCGATCATTATCTACGTCAAGGTGGATCTGCtttggggaggaaggacaggGGGAGATGGAGTCGAGTGCTGAGTCAGAGTCCCCTTCATCTGAGAACTTCTCTGACCACTGGTTTACTATTCTCTGCATCCCTTTCACATGGTACAGGATGTCGTCTAGTTCTGGGAATATGTCTTCGTTTTCAAGGTCGGCCAAGTCACTCGTACTGGAATACAGGATCGAGCCTGGCACATTGTCATAAATACTCAGGCGGCTGCTCACTGAGCTAGCGGAGTTGCGCCGTTTTCCCATGCTCAGCTCTTTGGAGCTGTCTCCACTGTTTTCCCTCCGGAGGGTGAGATGGCCATGGCCATGGAAACTCCCTGTCCTCCAGTTCACGGAAGCATTGCTTTCTGTTGGGGAGAAGTTGCCATTGGAGAGTGCTTTGGGAAAAGTGCCGGGCTTGTGATCTTCTGGGATAAAAAACACGGTGTCTTCTGCAAAGCTTCCCCTGTTCTTGAAGTTCTGCTCCATCACATCGCTGAAGGTCGACTGGTTGAAGGGGTCAAAGCCTTCCAGGTACATGCCCACCCTTTTATTGTACGCACTGAGGCTGCGCGTTCGCGTGACAGGGCTGGGTGTGCTGACGGCACTGCTCGTCTCAGactgactgctgctgctgctggtctgggTGGAATTGGAGACACTCCTTTTTCGTACCATGGGGAGGCTGATGTGGTTGCCATTGAGGGCAGAAATCTCCACACAGTTAAGTTGTTTCAGCTTATCTTCATCCATGCCCTCCTGCAGGATGGGCCCGCTAATAATAAGGCCGAGCTTTGAAGGAGCTTTGTTCTTGCCATGGTGAGAGCTCTTGATTTTCAGGCTCTCCATTCTCTTGAGCAGGCTCTTTGTTTTAGACTTGGTGTTcttctcatttgcttttgtgttgAAGCTGAAGCTGTTCAGTTCCCTGGGGGAGGGCAGGCTGCTGAATGAGTCATCATTTGCTACGAAATTGCTTGACGAACAAACGCTCACGACGGAATTTGTCCTGGTGGTAGATGCCTCGCTCTGCAGGGTTGGTTggtggctgctggtgctgctgatgCTGAGAATTGAAGCCACCTCCTGCCGCTCGCTGAGGTCTGTGAGCACGCTCTCACGGCTGGCCGCGTTTGTAAGGTGGGGAGCTTCTGGGGAGGAGGTATTCAAGTCTGGCTTTGGAGGGAACACATCGAACTCCTCAAGCCTCGACCACCTCTTGCTGTCCCTTTGAAAAGTCCATTTGCCACTTATTGCACACGGTTCATCTTCATCTGAGTCTTcactctgcagagaaaaagaagcctGGAAATAATGCTTGCAAACTGCCAACATCACAAATGCAGCTGCATTTAAATACAATGCCCACTAAACTGAGTTAAGCATGACCTGGTTCTCatgaatttaaagcaaaaacagtCTCTTACTTCAGGGAGAGGAAGTTTAGGCCATAAAGCCTGTCAGAAGAAAAGATTACAGAGGACAGACAGTactttttaacagtttttaaatacaaaggaTATATGCTTcgtaaaaaagaaacaaacaatgcAATCTGCTTTAAATTGCTCTTTTCTGAAAACCTTAGTATCCATAGACTTTTAATTAATTGGTCACAGTGGATAGCCCTCAGATCAATGGAAATTCCTGGCATGCATAAAATTTTAAACTGGAGTCAGTCCGGGGTTGGGGTccctctggactctctccaaaGTTACACTCTTTTGATAGTGGCTCTGTGTTTATACTCCTCTTCGCAATTAAGAGATGTTTCTCATACATTGTGAGTTGTTGCAGCTTAATTCCTTACCCATTCTGGAAGTTTAAAAGGTCTCCTCACTGTGACTAATGAGACAGCAAAAGAAACTCTTGCACTGCTACAGTCTGATGCCTCCAGGCTCCTACCTGGTCCACTCTTCCTCCCACAGGCTAGCAGCTAACATTTTAAGAATGTCCTGTGAAGTTTCTACTTCAGTCTTGCTCCAGGCAAACTTTAACACTCATAGATAGCGAGCAGCAAAAGCTCACTCACGGTATAGCACGTAAGTAAATTGTAAATAGCATCTTCCCTGATTATGTTTGATGTATGACGAATGCTTGAGGGCACAATTACACGTACATCACTTATGTCTAAGTCTTTTCATCTAAATCCTGAAAGGGAAGGATCCTGGAACTGAAGTTTTTGGTCTTCCAAGTATCTGGAAAATTTCATGTTGCACGCAGCTAGAAGAATGAAGCCAATGAGAGCTATTTGAATGTGACACCATGAAACCACAAAATAACCTTCGCTGTTCAGAGTAGGGAAGACTACTTGCCACACAGCTCCATGGGTGCTGAAGTTTCACTTAATTTGTTTAGattgctttaatttaaaaacaagtacACATGCACGCCTCAAACTGTAACTATTTGTGTGCCAGGAACACAAACACTCATAGTCTGAAAAATAAGTAAGTTATTcatatttcaagtattttatttatgcataCTTCAGTTCCTGATCCTCTcctggtgcctttttttttttttctcccacctcTTAGCACATTTCATCAGCTCAGGAAGATAAGTGAAACaccatctttattttttataaccaAATACACACAGGAAACAGAGCAAGTGTCATTCTCTTTGTTTCCCAGCTAATACAACCAGTGTTTTTGTCCATGACTCAGATGAAAACCTAAGAGGACTGGCTtgctttatttaaagttttccagaggaaaaatgtCACCTGAAACTGTCAATGGGTAATAATGATGGTTTGGTGGTGAATGTGGTTTGACTGGAAAAAAGGAACAGTAAGGCAGTCTTAATTCGCAAAGAGTCAATGCAACATAAACAAGCATATGTTTCTGTCAGCACAATTTTTTCCCTAGtattaaaaagctttaaagGCTAAGAATTTTAATGAAGTCAACAGCAAATGGGAATGGTATCAAAGTCCATCTGCCAGAACATGAGTGGTGAGTGAAAATCAGgaagaactgaaacaaaacgTAACATCCAGACTCTGGAAGAAGTTGGGTCTGGTCTGACATCTAGCAGCAATACTGATCATTCCAGTGTTAACAGGATTGAAAAACAAGGAGGAGAAATCTTCTGGTGGTCATAAACAGGCAAGCCAGTCGTATACCCCTACTTTAGAAAAGTTCATATATACGCTGCCTCAGAGTGTTATCTTCTGGAACTTGGGTGCTGTTTCCAGCATACCACAAACAGATAGGGAAAGAGGGGATTAATTCCTGGTAAACAACCTCAGAGCATTTGTATGCATTCTTCCTAAGGGTAGGGCAGCATTGTATTGCCTTAGTTCAGTCATCTTTATCTGCAGTCGTCATATCCCAGGGGACAGTATCAACTACTGATCCCTCCTAGGACACCCACATAGTTTTAAGACAGCTATCAAATGGTACCTTACTAGCAAAATCCAGCAGCTCAGCTTTCTGTCTGTACTACCTTACTGAAGTTACAGTAggtcctctcttctttctcactATGCTCCACAGGGATCATGAACAATCAAGAAACCCTTTTAACTCCTGCTAAACTCCCTGGAGATGTGTAAGCTTCCTAAAAAGGTAGTCaatatattctttaaatattttgctttaattttgagctgtaataaaaaacaaacaaaccaaaaaaaaaaaaacaaaacacaccaccaaacaaacaaggaaacaacATGCCAAATCCTACAAATGGTCATCTCTTTCACATGCCAGACACAGTCACACTGCCTATATTGTAATAAAGGAATACAATTCCAATGTAATGGCAAAGAACCAAAACTGTGAAGATTACATCAAGGACGATGTTCTAACATTCAGGTCAGCTCATTGTGGCCGGTCAGGATCCCTTCCATCATGCCTACTAATTACAATCCTGCCTGAGAGCAAGTAATAAGCTACAACACAAACAACTCCACTTGTAGGCAGAGAATCCCAGTGTTTTTC from Anas acuta chromosome 4, bAnaAcu1.1, whole genome shotgun sequence includes these protein-coding regions:
- the DLC1 gene encoding rho GTPase-activating protein 7 isoform X2 — protein: MNQPAKAPLRRSFSDHIRDSTARALDVIWKNTRDRRLAEIEAKEACDWLRAAGFPQYAQLYEDLLFPIDIALVKREHDFLDRDAIEALCRRLNTLNKCAVMKLEISPHRKRSEDSDEDEPCAISGKWTFQRDSKRWSRLEEFDVFPPKPDLNTSSPEAPHLTNAASRESVLTDLSERQEVASILSISSTSSHQPTLQSEASTTRTNSVVSVCSSSNFVANDDSFSSLPSPRELNSFSFNTKANEKNTKSKTKSLLKRMESLKIKSSHHGKNKAPSKLGLIISGPILQEGMDEDKLKQLNCVEISALNGNHISLPMVRKRSVSNSTQTSSSSSQSETSSAVSTPSPVTRTRSLSAYNKRVGMYLEGFDPFNQSTFSDVMEQNFKNRGSFAEDTVFFIPEDHKPGTFPKALSNGNFSPTESNASVNWRTGSFHGHGHLTLRRENSGDSSKELSMGKRRNSASSVSSRLSIYDNVPGSILYSSTSDLADLENEDIFPELDDILYHVKGMQRIVNQWSEKFSDEGDSDSALDSISPCPSSPKQIHLDVDNDRTTPSDLDSTGNSLNETEEPSGMQDRRDSGVGASLTRSSRHRLRWHSFQSSHRPSLSSASLQINCQSVAQMNLLQKYSLLKLTALLEKYTPSNKHGFSWAVPKFMKRIKVPDYKDRNVFGVPLQINVQRTGQPLPQSIQQAMRYLRNHCLDQVGLFRKSGVKSRIQALRQMNESSADSVNYDGQSAYDVADMLKQFFRDLPEPLMTNKLSETFLQIYQYVPKDQRLQAIKAAIMLLPDENREVLQILLYFLSDVTAAVKENQMTPTNLAVCLAPSLFHLNTLKRENSSPRVMQRKPSLGKPDQKDLNENLAATQGLAHMIAECKKLFQIPEEMSRGRNSYTEQDLRPLSLEELRGNSSTTEPSDYHCYLQDCVDDLLKEMKEKFKGWVSCSTSEQAELAYKKACEGPPLRLWKTTIEIAATPEEVLNRLLKEQHLWDEDLIDSKVIEPLDSQTDIYQYVQNSMAPHPARDFVVLRTWRTNFPKGACVLLATSVDHDRAPVAGVRVNVLLSRYLIEPCGSGKSKLTYMCRIDLRGHMPDWYTKSFGHLCASEVVKIRDSFTHQSLESKEVKSR
- the DLC1 gene encoding rho GTPase-activating protein 7 isoform X3; its protein translation is MILTQIEAKEACDWLRAAGFPQYAQLYEDLLFPIDIALVKREHDFLDRDAIEALCRRLNTLNKCAVMKLEISPHRKRSEDSDEDEPCAISGKWTFQRDSKRWSRLEEFDVFPPKPDLNTSSPEAPHLTNAASRESVLTDLSERQEVASILSISSTSSHQPTLQSEASTTRTNSVVSVCSSSNFVANDDSFSSLPSPRELNSFSFNTKANEKNTKSKTKSLLKRMESLKIKSSHHGKNKAPSKLGLIISGPILQEGMDEDKLKQLNCVEISALNGNHISLPMVRKRSVSNSTQTSSSSSQSETSSAVSTPSPVTRTRSLSAYNKRVGMYLEGFDPFNQSTFSDVMEQNFKNRGSFAEDTVFFIPEDHKPGTFPKALSNGNFSPTESNASVNWRTGSFHGHGHLTLRRENSGDSSKELSMGKRRNSASSVSSRLSIYDNVPGSILYSSTSDLADLENEDIFPELDDILYHVKGMQRIVNQWSEKFSDEGDSDSALDSISPCPSSPKQIHLDVDNDRTTPSDLDSTGNSLNETEEPSGMQDRRDSGVGASLTRSSRHRLRWHSFQSSHRPSLSSASLQINCQSVAQMNLLQKYSLLKLTALLEKYTPSNKHGFSWAVPKFMKRIKVPDYKDRNVFGVPLQINVQRTGQPLPQSIQQAMRYLRNHCLDQVGLFRKSGVKSRIQALRQMNESSADSVNYDGQSAYDVADMLKQFFRDLPEPLMTNKLSETFLQIYQYVPKDQRLQAIKAAIMLLPDENREVLQILLYFLSDVTAAVKENQMTPTNLAVCLAPSLFHLNTLKRENSSPRVMQRKPSLGKPDQKDLNENLAATQGLAHMIAECKKLFQIPEEMSRGRNSYTEQDLRPLSLEELRGNSSTTEPSDYHCYLQDCVDDLLKEMKEKFKGWVSCSTSEQAELAYKKACEGPPLRLWKTTIEIAATPEEVLNRLLKEQHLWDEDLIDSKVIEPLDSQTDIYQYVQNSMAPHPARDFVVLRTWRTNFPKGACVLLATSVDHDRAPVAGVRVNVLLSRYLIEPCGSGKSKLTYMCRIDLRGHMPDWYTKSFGHLCASEVVKIRDSFTHQSLESKEVKSR